In uncultured Ilyobacter sp., a genomic segment contains:
- the yqeC gene encoding selenium cofactor biosynthesis protein YqeC yields MVLVNMFGLREGDVLSIIGAGGKTTFLFRLADELREMGKKVLVTTTTRVYMPPKDCYDEICLDIKELVDKSRKLKQGVMVAGSGVSSENKLLSLDQESINKVRTLYDYILIEADGSRRKPLKGWRENEPVVIDETTKTIAVVDIRGVGLTANPYTIHNFELFKDLTGIEDGEVVTTSHVKKMITGEKGLLHKGKGQEILYFNKVEDEIDIENFKDVARKIDKKIIYGSLKYQFYHEFIES; encoded by the coding sequence ATGGTGCTTGTAAATATGTTTGGACTAAGGGAAGGGGATGTATTATCGATTATAGGGGCTGGGGGAAAGACCACTTTTCTTTTTAGGCTTGCCGATGAGCTTCGAGAGATGGGGAAAAAAGTTCTTGTTACTACTACAACCAGGGTATATATGCCACCAAAAGACTGCTATGACGAGATTTGCCTTGATATAAAAGAGTTAGTAGATAAAAGCAGAAAACTGAAACAAGGAGTCATGGTGGCGGGAAGTGGAGTAAGCTCAGAAAACAAGCTTCTGTCTCTAGATCAAGAAAGCATTAATAAAGTGAGAACCCTTTATGATTATATTTTAATAGAGGCTGACGGATCAAGGAGAAAGCCACTAAAGGGATGGAGAGAAAATGAGCCCGTGGTTATCGATGAGACTACAAAAACCATAGCAGTTGTGGATATAAGAGGAGTAGGCCTCACTGCTAACCCCTATACAATCCATAATTTTGAACTATTTAAAGACTTGACGGGTATAGAGGATGGCGAGGTAGTTACGACCAGTCATGTAAAAAAGATGATTACCGGAGAAAAGGGCCTTTTGCACAAGGGAAAAGGTCAGGAGATTCTCTACTTTAACAAAGTGGAGGATGAGATAGATATAGAAAATTTCAAAGATGTAGCGAGAAAAATAGATAAAAAAATTATCTATGGAAGCCTGAAATATCAGTTTTACCATGAATTTATTGAAAGTTAG
- a CDS encoding helix-turn-helix domain-containing protein: protein MQNENLLFDLFICQLNFENSLKNIVRKFETSKNTLWIIFMTYPYKNPDITQYDLCKKFDVEKSHINKIVKKL, encoded by the coding sequence ATGCAAAATGAAAATTTATTATTTGACCTTTTCATATGCCAACTAAATTTTGAAAATTCTCTAAAAAATATAGTTAGAAAATTTGAGACTTCTAAGAATACTCTATGGATAATTTTTATGACTTATCCATACAAAAATCCAGATATAACTCAATATGATCTTTGTAAAAAATTTGACGTTGAAAAATCTCATATTAATAAAATTGTAAAAAAACTTTAA
- a CDS encoding iron-containing alcohol dehydrogenase: MKNFNFSNTPKLYFGEGTFDKIKDIILSYGNRVLLITGGSSFEKSIYNRNLLSDLEKSNIKYYKENVKNEPSPKIVDEISKKYRKDNISVVLAVGGGSVMDTGKAVSAMLTKLDSVKEYLEGIGEKQHDGNKIPFIAVPTTSGTGSEATKNAVISEVGSNGFKKSLRHDNFVPNCAVIDPRLTASCPKSVTAASGMDAFSQLIEAYLSCDASPMTDSLALSGLENIKDGLIESYENGENLDARGKVAYASYLSGVVLANAGLGTVHGFASPIGGYFDIPHGVVCGTLIGELIRINIKKLSTDSKKNTVYLEKYAEVGRIFSGKKTLKREAACEALVDEVKRLTEVMKIPKLGRYGITEQDLDKIIEKTGNKNNPVKLTKEELKEMLINRL, translated from the coding sequence ATGAAAAACTTTAATTTTTCTAACACACCAAAACTTTATTTTGGTGAAGGAACCTTTGATAAAATAAAAGACATAATATTGAGTTATGGTAACAGGGTTTTGCTTATTACTGGTGGTAGCTCATTTGAAAAATCTATATACAACAGAAATCTCCTGTCAGACTTAGAAAAAAGTAATATAAAATATTATAAGGAAAATGTTAAAAATGAGCCTTCGCCTAAGATAGTAGATGAAATATCCAAAAAATACAGAAAAGATAATATAAGTGTGGTTTTAGCTGTGGGGGGAGGCTCTGTTATGGACACAGGAAAAGCCGTATCGGCAATGCTCACAAAACTCGATTCTGTAAAGGAGTATCTTGAAGGTATAGGTGAAAAACAACATGACGGGAATAAAATTCCTTTTATAGCAGTTCCTACAACATCTGGGACAGGTAGTGAAGCTACGAAAAATGCTGTTATAAGCGAGGTAGGAAGTAATGGATTCAAGAAATCTCTGAGACACGACAACTTTGTCCCCAACTGTGCTGTTATTGATCCTAGGCTTACAGCAAGCTGTCCAAAAAGTGTCACTGCTGCCAGTGGAATGGATGCATTTTCACAGTTAATAGAGGCATATTTATCTTGTGACGCCTCGCCAATGACAGACTCTCTAGCCTTAAGCGGTCTTGAAAATATAAAAGACGGGCTTATTGAAAGCTATGAAAATGGAGAAAATCTAGATGCCAGGGGAAAAGTTGCTTATGCCTCCTACTTATCAGGTGTAGTTCTAGCCAATGCAGGGCTTGGAACTGTACACGGATTTGCATCACCAATAGGTGGATATTTCGACATACCTCACGGGGTGGTGTGTGGGACTCTTATAGGTGAGCTTATAAGAATAAACATAAAAAAATTATCAACAGATTCTAAAAAAAATACAGTTTATCTTGAGAAATATGCCGAGGTTGGAAGAATCTTTTCTGGGAAAAAAACTCTAAAACGAGAGGCTGCTTGCGAGGCTCTTGTAGATGAGGTAAAAAGGCTTACAGAAGTTATGAAGATACCTAAATTGGGAAGATACGGAATAACAGAACAGGATTTAGACAAAATCATTGAAAAAACCGGGAATAAAAATAACCCGGTAAAGCTTACAAAAGAAGAGTTAAAAGAGATGCTTATAAACAGATTGTAA
- a CDS encoding SDR family oxidoreductase → MKNALITGATSGIGAAFARELGKEGYNLYITGRRKEVIEKLAQEIREKHNVAVEVIIADFTVPSEVDSLMGKIVSVDIEFLVNNVGFGHEKRFLDDTYENQHKMIEAHIESFSKITHSIAKKMKNMEKGQVINVSSLAAFTPAAFNHLYSSTKSFIITFSEALYIELLPLGINVQVLCPGFTKSDFHRSLNIKEKTYKNRGLIRWMSSEEVVKLSLKSISKTGGIYIPGWSNKILYTAIKLLPRKLYYIMARHMEM, encoded by the coding sequence ATGAAAAATGCACTGATAACTGGAGCTACAAGCGGTATAGGGGCTGCCTTTGCAAGGGAACTTGGGAAAGAGGGATATAATCTCTATATCACAGGAAGACGGAAGGAAGTAATCGAAAAATTGGCACAGGAAATCCGTGAAAAACATAATGTAGCTGTAGAAGTTATAATAGCAGATTTCACTGTCCCATCAGAAGTTGATTCTCTCATGGGAAAAATAGTATCAGTGGATATCGAATTTCTTGTAAATAACGTAGGTTTTGGTCATGAAAAAAGATTTTTAGACGACACCTATGAGAATCAGCATAAAATGATTGAAGCACATATAGAATCTTTTTCTAAAATTACCCACTCTATAGCAAAAAAAATGAAGAATATGGAAAAAGGCCAGGTTATCAATGTTTCATCTTTGGCTGCCTTTACTCCAGCTGCATTCAACCATCTCTATAGCTCTACAAAATCATTTATAATAACCTTTTCAGAAGCACTCTATATAGAGCTTCTTCCCCTAGGAATAAATGTTCAGGTTTTGTGTCCTGGATTTACCAAGAGTGATTTTCACAGATCATTGAATATCAAAGAAAAAACCTATAAAAATAGGGGCCTTATCAGATGGATGAGTTCAGAAGAAGTAGTGAAACTGTCGCTAAAATCTATCAGTAAAACAGGAGGCATCTATATTCCAGGATGGTCAAATAAAATCCTCTATACAGCAATAAAGCTCCTTCCTAGAAAACTATACTATATAATGGCAAGACATATGGAGATGTAG
- a CDS encoding nitrite/sulfite reductase, whose amino-acid sequence MIFEEKLKSEHLEIKKTLEKYTAGEIKIPDVKKVTTKYGIYNTRDGRFMARVRQVGGEFSLNKIKVIADIMDKNDVSFAHVSTRDSIQLQGVPASRLYEVVRECTENGMPFKGGGGNAYRNPLVSPLSGISNENIFDVRPYAIQTDLFMQGFEKAFDLGRKFKISFSSEAEDYGRTAVNDLGFLAKVIDGQKGFLVYTGGGMGRSPEIGKVLFDFLPANECIRVSAAMIEVFHDHGERTNRSKARLRFLVNQMGFKEFQKLFYEYYNKIEIPEKYKNFFKKNYENLINSLNRSSNKNIQTEDFENWKKSALKESIFKDVFSVRLFIGGGNFSSDDLKNLAFILEKTGCPFVRLTTEQDLYIPLVHKNFLPELYLMIKRDLNNQGAADLKFKDHIVTCIGASLCGIGLLDSQIIGKSISDKIEELFDKYPEYRGDLYTQIIDGVRVSGCSSSCAVNQISPLGFMGVKKMVDGVVTDCLQVFIGGRIDSEMQTLSKTHPDKFVTVEKAPEFVFSLLEAYILKLKNGETLSFKEYMQNYKY is encoded by the coding sequence ATGATCTTCGAAGAAAAGCTAAAATCAGAACATTTAGAAATAAAAAAAACTTTGGAAAAATATACTGCTGGTGAGATTAAAATACCAGATGTAAAGAAAGTTACTACTAAATATGGAATATACAACACAAGAGATGGAAGATTTATGGCAAGAGTTAGACAGGTGGGGGGAGAATTCTCCTTAAATAAAATAAAAGTAATAGCTGATATTATGGATAAAAATGATGTATCTTTTGCACATGTATCTACCCGTGATAGTATACAGCTGCAGGGAGTGCCTGCAAGTAGGTTATATGAAGTTGTAAGAGAATGTACAGAAAATGGAATGCCCTTTAAGGGTGGTGGTGGGAATGCATACCGTAATCCACTTGTTTCTCCACTTTCTGGAATTTCAAATGAGAATATATTTGATGTTAGACCTTATGCCATACAAACAGATCTTTTTATGCAAGGCTTTGAAAAGGCTTTTGACTTGGGAAGAAAGTTTAAAATATCTTTTTCGTCAGAGGCAGAAGATTATGGGCGTACAGCTGTTAATGATCTTGGTTTTTTAGCTAAAGTGATAGATGGACAAAAGGGATTTTTAGTTTATACTGGTGGAGGAATGGGGAGAAGTCCAGAAATCGGGAAAGTACTCTTTGATTTTTTACCTGCTAATGAATGTATTAGAGTTTCCGCTGCAATGATTGAAGTGTTTCACGATCATGGGGAAAGAACAAATAGATCTAAGGCAAGACTAAGATTTTTGGTAAATCAGATGGGCTTCAAAGAATTCCAAAAATTATTTTATGAATATTATAATAAAATAGAAATACCAGAAAAATACAAAAATTTTTTTAAAAAAAATTATGAAAATCTCATTAATTCTCTTAATAGATCCTCAAATAAAAATATACAGACAGAAGATTTTGAAAATTGGAAAAAATCAGCTCTAAAAGAAAGTATTTTCAAAGATGTTTTTTCCGTAAGATTATTTATAGGCGGTGGAAATTTTTCTTCTGATGACCTAAAAAATTTAGCTTTTATCTTAGAAAAAACTGGCTGCCCTTTTGTAAGGCTCACAACTGAACAGGATCTCTATATTCCTCTAGTTCATAAAAATTTCCTGCCTGAACTTTATCTTATGATAAAAAGAGATCTGAATAATCAGGGGGCTGCAGATCTGAAGTTTAAAGATCACATAGTTACCTGTATAGGGGCTAGCCTTTGCGGAATAGGACTTTTAGACTCACAAATAATAGGTAAGAGTATCTCAGATAAGATTGAAGAACTATTTGATAAGTATCCTGAGTATAGGGGTGACCTCTATACTCAGATTATTGACGGAGTAAGAGTTTCCGGTTGCAGCAGTTCATGTGCAGTGAATCAAATCTCCCCCCTCGGCTTTATGGGAGTAAAGAAAATGGTCGACGGAGTGGTCACAGACTGCCTTCAGGTTTTTATTGGGGGAAGAATCGACTCTGAGATGCAAACTTTGTCTAAAACTCATCCTGATAAGTTTGTTACTGTAGAAAAGGCCCCTGAATTTGTATTTTCCTTATTAGAAGCCTATATATTGAAACTAAAAAATGGTGAAACTCTTTCTTTTAAAGAGTATATGCAAAATTACAAATATTAA